A single region of the Rhodococcus sp. W8901 genome encodes:
- a CDS encoding helix-turn-helix domain-containing protein → MSPSQRPVHRDTTEREVPADTPTGVDLERVIAAQVRKLRLASGLSVGDMAARVGISKAMLSKIENAQTSCSLSTLARLAAGLDVPVTSLFRGADTTRDAVFVESGNGAVIVGRGTRVGHHYELLGALRGQHKRLEPVLVTLTNASEVFPLFQHPGTELIYMLEGEMVYGHGESEYRLRPGDSLLLDGEGLHGPNELAQLPIRFLAVTAYPDNHQE, encoded by the coding sequence ATGAGCCCGTCCCAGCGCCCCGTGCACCGCGACACCACCGAGCGCGAGGTGCCGGCCGACACTCCCACCGGCGTCGACCTCGAACGCGTCATCGCGGCGCAGGTCCGCAAGCTGCGCCTGGCGAGCGGGCTGTCGGTGGGCGACATGGCCGCGCGGGTCGGCATCTCGAAGGCGATGCTGTCGAAGATCGAGAACGCGCAGACCTCCTGCAGTCTCTCGACCCTCGCACGTCTGGCCGCGGGACTGGATGTGCCGGTGACGTCCTTGTTCCGCGGCGCCGACACCACGCGGGACGCGGTGTTCGTCGAGTCCGGCAACGGCGCGGTGATCGTCGGCCGCGGCACGCGGGTCGGGCATCATTACGAACTGCTCGGCGCCCTGCGCGGGCAGCACAAGCGCCTCGAACCGGTGCTCGTCACGCTCACCAACGCCAGCGAGGTGTTCCCGCTCTTCCAGCACCCCGGCACCGAACTGATCTACATGCTCGAGGGCGAGATGGTCTACGGGCACGGCGAGAGCGAGTACCGACTGCGTCCGGGTGACTCGCTGCTGCTCGACGGCGAGGGCCTGCACGGCCCGAACGAACTGGCGCAGTTGCCGATCCGCTTCCTGGCCGTCACCGCGTACCCGGACAATCACCAGGAGTGA
- a CDS encoding VOC family protein, which translates to MAIARMGSITLDCSDPPTLAAFWRDLLGGEISRSGERYVSVRFAGGLLTAMRVPGYRPPTWPGGELPKQIHLDVVVDDLDAAVVESVKLGARLAPEQYAPAVSRVLIDPAGHPFCVCLPVGPLSE; encoded by the coding sequence ATGGCGATAGCGCGAATGGGTTCGATCACTCTGGACTGTTCCGACCCTCCGACTCTGGCTGCCTTCTGGCGAGACCTACTCGGCGGAGAGATCTCCCGCTCGGGCGAGAGATACGTCAGCGTCCGGTTCGCAGGCGGCCTGCTCACCGCCATGCGCGTGCCGGGTTACCGGCCGCCCACCTGGCCGGGCGGCGAACTTCCCAAGCAGATTCACCTCGACGTGGTCGTCGACGATCTGGATGCCGCAGTAGTCGAGTCCGTGAAACTCGGCGCACGGCTCGCGCCCGAGCAGTACGCACCCGCGGTGAGCCGTGTCCTGATCGACCCGGCCGGACATCCGTTCTGCGTCTGTCTGCCCGTGGGCCCGTTGAGCGAGTGA
- a CDS encoding iron-siderophore ABC transporter substrate-binding protein, producing MRFARSGTARRSGLLSGLVAAALVLAGCSSSESPAESGSTDFETVTIEHALGKAVITEQPERIVALGMGSAETAIALGTVPVGVEEYKWGSDETGYLPWIREAVTERGAELPVQLTGGSEIDIEAVATLDPDLILAPWSGITQQQYDSLSTLAPTVAYAEKAWTITWEDQMKMIGKAMGKSAEAEQEIAKIKSQFADSIAAHPEYADVSFSFIYNTGPGTLGVFFPNEQRVAMVRGLGLQVDPIVNTLPETDGTDSSVIGLENAHLLKDSDLLFTFYSDPANRAETEAQPVYAQIPAVARGSVVAPTNQPFVTGSSMINPLTVPWSLERYVPMIDEAVAKLDQPAAQAN from the coding sequence ATGAGATTCGCTCGATCCGGGACCGCACGCCGGTCCGGACTGTTGTCCGGCCTGGTGGCCGCGGCCCTCGTCCTGGCGGGCTGCAGTTCGAGCGAGTCGCCGGCCGAGTCCGGCAGCACCGACTTCGAGACCGTCACGATCGAACACGCCCTCGGCAAGGCTGTCATCACCGAGCAGCCCGAGCGCATCGTCGCCCTCGGCATGGGCTCGGCCGAGACCGCCATCGCGCTCGGCACCGTGCCGGTCGGCGTCGAGGAATACAAGTGGGGCAGCGACGAGACCGGCTACCTGCCGTGGATCCGCGAGGCGGTCACCGAGCGTGGCGCGGAGCTTCCCGTACAGCTGACCGGCGGCAGCGAGATCGACATCGAGGCGGTCGCCACGCTCGATCCGGACCTCATCCTCGCGCCGTGGTCGGGCATCACGCAGCAGCAGTACGACTCACTCAGCACCCTCGCCCCCACCGTCGCCTACGCCGAGAAGGCGTGGACGATCACGTGGGAGGACCAGATGAAGATGATCGGCAAGGCCATGGGCAAGTCAGCCGAGGCCGAACAGGAGATCGCGAAGATCAAGTCCCAGTTCGCCGACAGCATTGCCGCGCACCCCGAGTACGCCGACGTCTCGTTCTCGTTCATCTACAACACCGGCCCCGGCACGCTGGGCGTGTTCTTCCCGAACGAGCAGCGGGTCGCGATGGTGCGCGGCCTCGGCCTGCAGGTCGATCCGATCGTGAACACCCTGCCGGAGACCGACGGCACCGACTCGTCGGTGATCGGGCTCGAGAACGCGCACCTGCTGAAGGACTCGGACCTGCTGTTCACGTTCTACTCGGACCCGGCGAACCGCGCCGAGACCGAGGCACAGCCGGTGTACGCCCAGATTCCGGCCGTCGCGCGCGGGTCCGTCGTGGCCCCGACGAACCAACCGTTCGTCACCGGCTCGTCGATGATCAATCCGCTGACTGTGCCGTGGTCGCTCGAACGCTACGTGCCGATGATCGACGAGGCGGTCGCCAAGCTCGACCAGCCCGCCGCCCAGGCCAACTAG
- a CDS encoding GbsR/MarR family transcriptional regulator, with protein MSEGRNTGRGGPAEGEDFSHWFVGSFADYWQSAGASRIEGRIAGYLLIDESPGVTAEELATELGASRGSVSTYVRRLIDRGFVKVIRKPRDRTHYYAMDSDVWGGFLENEHAYLENQRRLATEALAHTDPKGPAHIRVLNMRDYMGWIIDNRMLRSEWNRFKAERDGGARDGGASGGENAGTA; from the coding sequence ATGAGCGAGGGCAGGAACACCGGACGCGGAGGTCCCGCGGAGGGAGAGGACTTCTCGCACTGGTTCGTCGGGAGTTTCGCCGACTACTGGCAGTCGGCCGGAGCGTCACGGATCGAGGGCCGCATCGCCGGGTACCTGCTCATCGACGAGTCGCCCGGGGTGACCGCCGAGGAGCTGGCCACCGAACTCGGTGCCAGTCGCGGTTCTGTCTCGACGTACGTCCGGCGGTTGATCGACCGCGGGTTCGTCAAAGTGATCCGCAAGCCGCGAGACCGAACCCATTACTACGCAATGGATTCGGACGTGTGGGGCGGATTCCTCGAGAACGAGCACGCGTACCTGGAGAACCAGCGCCGCCTCGCGACCGAGGCGCTTGCGCACACCGACCCGAAGGGGCCGGCGCACATCCGGGTGCTGAACATGCGGGACTACATGGGGTGGATCATCGACAACCGGATGCTCCGCAGCGAGTGGAACCGCTTCAAGGCCGAACGCGATGGGGGAGCACGCGACGGCGGAGCATCCGGTGGCGAGAATGCCGGAACGGCCTGA
- a CDS encoding ammonium transporter, whose translation MEQALAAADTAWLLAAFTAVALMIPGLALFYGGMVSIRNSLNMMMMTFGSFAVVGVLWVLFGYSAVLGNSLGGLGILGDPLEFVGLGQLLEPAAEPALPPALVAGFQMLFAAITVALISGALADRIKFGSWMLFAGLWVSLVYFPVAHWVFAFDSDDGSVIGGWIANKLGAIDFAGGTAVHINAGIAALAMVLVLGKRYAFPNMPRPHNLPLTLLGAGILLFGWFGFNGGSALAADNAASVVVLNTVSAACAGICGWLLVERLREGRPTSLGAASGLIAALVAITPACGAVSPIGALLIGAAAGALCCFAVSLKFRLGYDDALDVVGIHLVGGILGTLLIGLLATEDAPNGVAGLFYGGGFALLGKQVLAVGVVLAYSFAVTWIIAKGIDLTLGLRVRPEDEHEGLDVTEHGETAYVTETVSVTVSGSGPVDPAAVADAAEALVTRAANTEQRT comes from the coding sequence ATGGAGCAGGCTCTCGCGGCGGCCGATACCGCATGGTTACTGGCAGCCTTCACTGCTGTTGCGTTGATGATCCCCGGGCTCGCGCTGTTCTACGGCGGCATGGTGAGCATTCGCAACTCGCTCAACATGATGATGATGACGTTCGGCTCGTTCGCCGTCGTCGGTGTGCTGTGGGTGCTCTTCGGCTACTCGGCCGTCCTCGGTAACTCCTTGGGCGGCTTGGGCATTCTCGGCGATCCGCTCGAGTTCGTCGGGCTGGGGCAGTTGCTCGAACCGGCCGCGGAGCCCGCTCTGCCGCCGGCCCTGGTGGCGGGATTCCAGATGCTGTTCGCGGCCATCACGGTCGCGTTGATCTCCGGCGCACTCGCCGACCGGATCAAGTTCGGTTCCTGGATGCTGTTCGCCGGATTGTGGGTCAGCCTCGTGTACTTCCCGGTGGCGCACTGGGTGTTCGCGTTCGACTCCGACGACGGCAGCGTCATCGGTGGCTGGATCGCGAACAAGCTGGGGGCGATCGACTTCGCGGGCGGCACGGCGGTCCACATCAACGCCGGCATCGCGGCGCTGGCGATGGTGCTGGTGCTGGGCAAGCGGTACGCATTCCCGAACATGCCACGCCCGCACAACCTTCCGCTGACCCTGCTCGGCGCGGGCATCCTGCTGTTCGGTTGGTTCGGCTTCAACGGCGGCTCCGCGCTCGCGGCCGACAATGCGGCGTCCGTCGTCGTCCTCAACACGGTGTCCGCGGCGTGCGCCGGGATCTGTGGCTGGCTGCTCGTCGAGCGTCTGCGTGAGGGCCGGCCGACCTCGCTCGGTGCGGCGTCGGGTCTCATCGCGGCGCTGGTCGCGATCACCCCGGCCTGTGGTGCGGTGTCGCCGATCGGTGCCCTGCTGATCGGCGCGGCCGCCGGCGCGTTGTGCTGCTTCGCGGTGTCGCTGAAGTTCCGCCTGGGCTACGACGACGCCCTCGACGTGGTCGGCATCCACCTCGTCGGCGGCATCCTCGGCACGCTGCTGATCGGTCTGCTCGCCACCGAGGACGCCCCGAACGGCGTCGCCGGACTGTTCTACGGAGGTGGCTTCGCACTGCTGGGCAAGCAGGTGCTGGCAGTGGGTGTGGTGCTGGCCTACTCGTTCGCGGTGACGTGGATCATCGCGAAGGGCATCGACCTCACGCTGGGCCTGCGGGTGCGGCCCGAGGACGAGCACGAGGGTCTCGACGTCACCGAGCACGGCGAGACCGCGTACGTGACCGAGACGGTGTCGGTGACGGTGTCCGGGTCGGGTCCGGTGGATCCGGCGGCCGTCGCGGATGCGGCCGAGGCGCTCGTGACACGCGCTGCGAACACCGAACAGCGCACGTAG
- a CDS encoding NAD(P)/FAD-dependent oxidoreductase yields the protein MTDSTTEHARIVIVGGGLEGLAIAWSLAERGETDVIVLERDTLCSGMTGKSSGIVRCHYGVPSLAAMAWHGVDVFSRAEDIFGTDIGFRQTGYVVGVDAANLTPLHANVEMHRGLGVPVELIDADAVGTMWPGLHLDDFAGFAYEPLGGHGDAYMTGMAYGARARALGVRIRQSTSVVRLIQDETERVVGVACGDGSEILCDTVVLATGVWSPALAATAGVHVPIRAQREQLVLVDQGEPTPDVPTFSDLVNLQYIRREPNGHLLVGNSDHSAPEFADPDNYLNRATDGFVETAIGKLDRILPHMPDARLASSYAGCYDITPDYNPIIGPSPAEGLFLAVGFSGHGFKISPAVGRLAADLLLDGISSDPAVDGNDFRYSRFDEGKPLASLHPYAGAGEMR from the coding sequence ATGACAGACAGCACGACGGAGCACGCACGAATCGTGATCGTGGGCGGCGGACTCGAGGGACTGGCCATCGCGTGGTCCCTGGCCGAACGCGGCGAGACCGACGTCATCGTCCTCGAACGCGACACGCTGTGCTCGGGCATGACGGGCAAGTCCAGCGGAATCGTCCGGTGCCACTACGGAGTTCCGTCACTCGCCGCGATGGCGTGGCACGGCGTCGACGTGTTCTCCCGCGCCGAGGACATCTTCGGAACCGACATCGGCTTCCGGCAGACCGGATACGTCGTCGGCGTCGACGCGGCCAACCTGACGCCACTGCACGCCAACGTCGAGATGCACCGCGGCCTCGGCGTCCCGGTGGAACTGATCGACGCCGACGCCGTCGGCACGATGTGGCCGGGACTCCACCTCGACGACTTCGCCGGGTTCGCCTACGAACCGCTCGGCGGGCACGGCGACGCGTACATGACGGGCATGGCGTACGGCGCCCGCGCCCGCGCACTGGGCGTCCGAATCCGGCAGTCCACCAGCGTTGTTCGACTGATCCAGGACGAGACCGAGCGCGTGGTGGGCGTCGCGTGCGGCGACGGCTCCGAGATCCTCTGCGACACCGTCGTACTGGCGACCGGGGTGTGGAGTCCCGCACTGGCGGCGACCGCCGGCGTGCATGTGCCGATCCGCGCGCAGCGCGAGCAACTGGTCCTGGTGGACCAGGGCGAACCCACCCCCGATGTACCGACGTTCTCGGATCTGGTCAATCTGCAATACATTCGACGCGAGCCGAACGGGCACCTGCTGGTCGGCAACAGCGACCACTCCGCACCGGAGTTCGCCGATCCGGACAACTACCTCAACCGCGCCACCGACGGGTTCGTCGAGACCGCGATCGGCAAACTCGACCGGATCCTGCCCCACATGCCCGACGCGCGGCTCGCGTCGTCGTACGCGGGTTGCTACGACATCACGCCCGACTACAACCCGATCATCGGCCCCTCCCCCGCCGAGGGCCTGTTCCTCGCGGTGGGCTTCAGCGGCCACGGCTTCAAGATCTCCCCGGCCGTGGGACGCCTGGCCGCGGACCTGCTACTCGACGGCATCAGCAGCGACCCCGCCGTCGACGGGAACGACTTCCGCTACAGCCGTTTCGACGAGGGCAAACCCCTCGCCAGCCTGCACCCGTACGCCGGCGCGGGCGAGATGCGCTGA
- a CDS encoding adenylosuccinate synthase: MPAIVLIGAQWGDEGKGKATDLLGGSLQWVVRYQGGNNAGHTVVLPNGDKFALHLIPSGILTPGVTNVIGNGVVVDPGVLLEELAGLEERGVDTSGLLISADAHLIMPYHVAIDKVTERFLGAKKIGTTGRGIGPCYQDKIARVGVRVADVLDEKILTQKVEAALEFKNQVLVKIYNRKALDPQQVVDEVLTQAAGFKHRIADTRLQLNLALERGETVLLEGSQGTLLDVDHGTYPYVTSSNPTSGGASVGSGIGPTKIETVLGILKAYTTRVGSGPFPTELFDESGEYLAVKGGEVGVTTGRARRTGWFDAVIARYATRVNGITDYFLTKLDVLSSLETIPICVAYDVDGVRVDEMPMTQTDIHHAKPIYEEMPGWSEDISGARTFEELPVAAQNYVLRLEELSGAFMSCIGVGPGRDETIVRRDILA, translated from the coding sequence ATGCCGGCAATCGTCCTCATCGGTGCCCAGTGGGGCGACGAAGGTAAGGGCAAAGCTACCGATCTACTGGGCGGAAGCCTGCAGTGGGTCGTGCGGTACCAGGGCGGCAACAACGCGGGACACACCGTGGTCCTGCCGAACGGTGACAAGTTCGCACTCCATCTGATTCCGTCGGGCATCCTCACGCCGGGCGTCACGAATGTGATCGGCAACGGCGTGGTGGTGGACCCGGGCGTGCTGCTCGAGGAACTCGCCGGGCTCGAGGAGCGTGGCGTCGACACCAGCGGGCTGCTGATCAGCGCCGATGCGCACCTGATCATGCCGTACCACGTGGCCATCGACAAGGTCACCGAACGCTTCCTGGGCGCCAAGAAGATCGGTACCACGGGCCGCGGAATCGGCCCCTGCTACCAGGACAAGATCGCGCGTGTCGGTGTCCGCGTCGCCGACGTCCTGGACGAGAAGATCCTCACCCAGAAGGTCGAGGCCGCCCTGGAATTCAAGAACCAGGTGCTCGTCAAGATCTACAACCGCAAGGCCCTCGACCCGCAGCAGGTGGTCGACGAGGTCCTGACGCAGGCCGCCGGCTTCAAGCACCGGATCGCCGACACCCGTCTGCAGCTCAACCTGGCACTCGAGCGCGGCGAGACCGTGCTGCTCGAGGGTTCGCAGGGCACGCTGCTCGACGTGGACCACGGCACCTACCCGTATGTGACGTCGTCGAACCCGACGTCCGGTGGCGCGTCGGTCGGTTCGGGCATCGGCCCCACCAAGATCGAGACGGTGCTCGGCATCCTCAAGGCGTACACGACGCGCGTCGGCTCGGGTCCGTTCCCGACCGAGCTGTTCGACGAGTCCGGTGAGTACCTCGCGGTCAAGGGCGGCGAGGTGGGTGTCACCACCGGTCGCGCGCGCCGCACCGGCTGGTTCGACGCCGTGATCGCCCGCTACGCGACCCGCGTCAACGGCATCACCGACTACTTCCTCACCAAGCTCGACGTGCTGTCGAGCCTGGAGACCATCCCGATCTGCGTCGCGTACGACGTGGACGGTGTGCGTGTCGACGAGATGCCGATGACGCAGACCGACATCCACCACGCGAAGCCGATCTACGAGGAGATGCCGGGCTGGTCCGAGGACATCTCCGGCGCCCGCACCTTCGAGGAGCTGCCGGTCGCGGCACAGAACTACGTGCTGCGGCTCGAGGAGCTCTCGGGCGCGTTCATGTCGTGCATCGGCGTGGGCCCGGGCCGTGACGAGACCATCGTCCGCCGCGACATCCTGGCCTGA